Proteins from one Palaemon carinicauda isolate YSFRI2023 chromosome 26, ASM3689809v2, whole genome shotgun sequence genomic window:
- the LOC137619475 gene encoding uncharacterized protein isoform X1, which produces MPFDLEKFLGAPREHLNTLQEAKKDQLRQIAVRARISVGHAVVKAELLGKILDFLINSGNITEEEALPLRPLTLERGAARTVTVTEDPEIVKLKLQLELQQLTLEAEQKRLEAANAALETEQRRLEIERKEKVLLEKELSAIRIEERLAEKQLPDAFDLSKARKLLPVFDEKDPDVFFITFENTATSLNWPRDQYVLLIRNSFKGKAAYVAAQLVQERDYEIFKTAILDAYSVTAEGYRQVFRQTLKNQAQTYLEFFTLKLKQFNKWIDKEQITTLEQLKNLIVLEEFLRRIPANVAMFIREKQEKDGKRAALLADDYHLIHKLKPHSSSRSSSPQVCTFCKKEGHHIKDCPSPKCKASHGKASPNAFSQGPKSGNTANKTTLHCAQPLSDFTAFTYPGKVNDIPVKILRDTGSSQTIISSKLKDLAKPTDQYVTVSDLTCQKVLPIVQISLDCPYFKGSTNVALLDSDLPCKNIDMILGNDLAQSNGTPSLIITQPEVVIEKACKELFPVVELPCQVVTRSTTSTSSDTEHTGKVDQSTLGEKVLADLVDIPSDEFVEYQRSDDSLKEYFDKVKDDVDESKLPYFYLDNNILMRRYRPLKIAGQNSWHDSYQLVVPSNLRAALLDLAHSAESHLGISKTYKRLLDDYYWPGMKADVKHHIESCHPCQVTGKPNQKIPPAPLVPITVPNSPFEKVIVDCVGPLPKTKKQNEYILTLLCPTTRFPLAVPIKNISARTIIVNLLKIFTIFGFPKELQCDQGTNFTSDLFKQTLKQLNISHIFASAYHPQTNGALERVHQTIKNLLRKYICETGRDWDEDLDLLMYVLRSTPNESTGISPFEMMFGRRPRTNLSMVKENILRGTYKDQQYLGHLPKVEREELEAVLKSYPAICSDTPGCCTLVQHDIVLEPNANPVRQPFYRVSHRLLPALKAEVEYLLKLDLAAPSKSPWASPCILVKKPNNSYRMCTDYRRVNSVTVKDAYPLPRIADIIDSVSNSKYLTQIDLLKGYYQIKLTDRTREISAFITPFGLFEYRVLPFGMTNAPATFQRMVHEVTRGLEGVYVYLDDIVIASISWDEHLKILRELFKRLLEANLVINLAKSLFGKAKVTYLGHVIGSGSILPKDTNVKAITSFPTPSDKKELKTFLGMVSYYSKFCPNFSIITSPLHVLTSSKVRFHWTQDHDKAFRQLKLFMTSSPLLQAPNLTKPFFIQVDACNTGFGGVLLQEINGTSTFPPLLEHLLPVSYYSGAFKGAQLGWPTIEKELYSLVATVLHFRPYLEGAARVVIYRPQTPYLPRKGKA; this is translated from the exons atgccttttgatcttgagaaatttttaggtgcacccagggagcacctaaatacactacaggaagctaaaaaggaccagcttcgccaaatagctgtaagggctagaatatctgtaggtcatgctgtggtgaaagctgaactattgggaaagatattagatttcctgataaatagtggtaacataactgaagaagaggctcttcccttaaggcctttaacacttgaacgaggtgctgctcgtactgttactgtaactgaagacccagagatagtgaaattgaaactccaacttgaactgcagcagttaacactagaagctgaacaaaaaaggcttgaagctgcaaatgccgcattagaaactgagcaaagaagacttgaaatagaacgtaaagaaaaagttctgttggaaaaggaactatcagccataagaatagaagaaaggttggcagaaaaacagctacccgatgcttttgaccttagtaaagcacgcaaactcctgcctgtcttcgatgaaaaagatcctgatgtttttttcattacttttgaaaacactgcaacgtctctcaactggcctagagaccaatatgttctcttaatcagaaactccttcaaaggaaaagctgcatatgtggcagcacaacttgtccaagaaagggattatgaaatctttaaaactgccatattagatgcttatagtgttacagcagaagggtatagacaagtcttcagacaaactttgaagaaccaagctcaaacctatctagagtttttcacattgaagttgaagcagtttaataaatggatagataaggaacaaataactactttagaacaattaaagaatttaatagttttagaagaattcctgaggcgtattccagctaatgtggcaatgtttattagagaaaaacaagaaaaagatggcaaaagggctgccctattagctgatgattaccatctcattcataaacttaaaccacattcgtcctcacgTTCATCTTCCCCacaggtttgtactttttgtaagaaagaaggtcatcatattaaagactgtcctagtcccaaatgcaaagcatctcatggtaaggcttctcctaatgctttttcacaaggacccaaatcagggaatactgcaaataaaacgactcttcactgtgctcaacctctatcagactttacagcatttacatatcctggtaaagtaaatgatattcccgtgaaaattttgagagatacagggtcatctcaaactatcattagctcaaagttaaaagatttagctaaaccaacagatcagtatgtaactgtgtcagatttgacttgtcaaaaggttttacctattgtacagatttctcttgattgtccttattttaaaggttcaactaatgtcgccttgttggattctgacctgccttgcaagaacatagacatgatacttggtaatgacttggctcaatctaacggtactcctagtcttatcattacgcagcctgaagtagtgatcgaaaaagcttgcaaagagctttttccggtggtagagcttccctgccaagtagtcaccaggtctacaacctcaacttctagcgacactgaacacacaggtaaggtggatcaaagtaccttaggtgaaaaagtccttgctgatcttgttgatattccctcagatgaatttgtagagtatcaaaggtctgatgatagtttgaaagaatactttgataaagtaaaagatgacgttgatgaaagtaagttaccatatttttatcttgataataacatccttatgagacgttatagacctttgaagattgcaggacaaaattcctggcatgatagttaccagcttgtagttccttctaatcttcgtgcagccttattggatcttgctcattcagcagagtctcatctaggcatttccaaaacctataagcgtttgctggacgattactactggcctggtatgaaagctgatgtaaagcaccacatagaatcttgccatccctgccaggtaactggtaaaccaaatcagaaaatacctccagcaccattagttcctattacagtacctaattctccttttgaaaaggtaattgtagattgtgttggtccacttcccaaaactaagaaacaaaatgagtacattttaaccttgttgtgtccaactactagatttcctttagccgtacctataaaaaacatatctgctagaacaataattgttaatcttcttaaaatattcaccatttttggttttccaaaagagcttcagtgtgatcaggggacaaacttcactagtgatttgtttaagcaaactttaaagcagttaaacatctctcatatttttgcttcagcttatcaccctcagactaatggagccctcgaacgagtacaccagaccattaaaaacctcctgcgcaagtacatttgtgaaactggacgagactgggatgaagacctggatctgcttatgtatgtacttaggagtacacctaatgaatcgactggaatttctcccttcgagatgatgtttggccgcagacctaggacaaaccttagtatggtaaaagaaaacatcctaagaggtacttacaaagaccagcaa tatcttggtcatcttcctaaggtggaaagggaagaattagaggctgttctgaagtcttatcctgcaatatgttcagacactcctggttgctgtaccttggtgcaacatgatattgtgctagaaccaaacgccaatcccgttcgtcaacctttttatcgggtgtcccatcgtttattaccagccttgaaggctgaggttgagtatttactaaaactagatttggctgcaccaagtaagtctccctgggcatcgccttgtattttagttaaaaagcctaacaattcctatcgtatgtgtacggattatagaagggttaattctgtaacggtcaaggatgcttatccattacctagaattgcggatattattgactctgtgagtaattctaaataccttacccagattgatctcttaaagggttattatcaaattaaattaacagataggacaagagagatatcagcctttataacaccttttggtctctttgaatacagagttttgccatttgggatgactaatgctccagctacattccaaaggatggtccatgaagttacacgtggtttggagggtgtgtatgtctatttggatgacatcgtaattgctagtatctcctgggacgaacatctcaagatcttaagagaactcttcaaaagactcctggaagctaacctagttattaatttagccaagagtttatttggtaaggcaaaagttacatacctaggacatgtcattggcagtggctccatattacccaaggatactaatgtaaaggctataacttcatttcccactcctagtgataaaaaagaactcaaaaccttcttaggtatggtgtcatattattcaaaattttgtcctaatttttccatcataacttctcctctacatgtattgacatccagcaaagtaaggtttcactggacacaggatcacgataaggccttccggcagctaaagttattcatgacttcatctcctttgttgcaagcgcctaatcttactaaacctttttttatacaggtcgatgcttgcaatactggatttggtggtgtcctactgcaagaaatcaatgggaccagtacttttcctcctttgttggaacatctgctgccagtatcttattactcgggagcgttcaaaggcgctcaactaggatggcctaccatcgagaaagaattatatagtcttgttgcaactgtccttcattttcgtccatatctggaaggagctgcacgtgtcgtcatttacagaccacaaaccccttaccttcctcgaaagggcaaagcttaa
- the LOC137619475 gene encoding uncharacterized protein isoform X2, producing MPFDLEKFLGAPREHLNTLQEAKKDQLRQIAVRARISVGHAVVKAELLGKILDFLINSGNITEEEALPLRPLTLERGAARTVTVTEDPEIVKLKLQLELQQLTLEAEQKRLEAANAALETEQRRLEIERKEKVLLEKELSAIRIEERLAEKQLPDAFDLSKARKLLPVFDEKDPDVFFITFENTATSLNWPRDQYVLLIRNSFKGKAAYVAAQLVQERDYEIFKTAILDAYSVTAEGYRQVFRQTLKNQAQTYLEFFTLKLKQFNKWIDKEQITTLEQLKNLIVLEEFLRRIPANVAMFIREKQEKDGKRAALLADDYHLIHKLKPHSSSRSSSPQVCTFCKKEGHHIKDCPSPKCKASHGKASPNAFSQGPKSGNTANKTTLHCAQPLSDFTAFTYPGKVNDIPVKILRDTGSSQTIISSKLKDLAKPTDQYVTVSDLTCQKVLPIVQISLDCPYFKGSTNVALLDSDLPCKNIDMILGNDLAQSNGTPSLIITQPEVVIEKACKELFPVVELPCQVVTRSTTSTSSDTEHTAYHPQTNGALERVHQTIKNLLRKYICETGRDWDEDLDLLMYVLRSTPNESTGISPFEMMFGRRPRTNLSMVKENILRGTYKDQQYLGHLPKVEREELEAVLKSYPAICSDTPGCCTLVQHDIVLEPNANPVRQPFYRVSHRLLPALKAEVEYLLKLDLAAPSKSPWASPCILVKKPNNSYRMCTDYRRVNSVTVKDAYPLPRIADIIDSVSNSKYLTQIDLLKGYYQIKLTDRTREISAFITPFGLFEYRVLPFGMTNAPATFQRMVHEVTRGLEGVYVYLDDIVIASISWDEHLKILRELFKRLLEANLVINLAKSLFGKAKVTYLGHVIGSGSILPKDTNVKAITSFPTPSDKKELKTFLGMVSYYSKFCPNFSIITSPLHVLTSSKVRFHWTQDHDKAFRQLKLFMTSSPLLQAPNLTKPFFIQVDACNTGFGGVLLQEINGTSTFPPLLEHLLPVSYYSGAFKGAQLGWPTIEKELYSLVATVLHFRPYLEGAARVVIYRPQTPYLPRKGKA from the exons atgccttttgatcttgagaaatttttaggtgcacccagggagcacctaaatacactacaggaagctaaaaaggaccagcttcgccaaatagctgtaagggctagaatatctgtaggtcatgctgtggtgaaagctgaactattgggaaagatattagatttcctgataaatagtggtaacataactgaagaagaggctcttcccttaaggcctttaacacttgaacgaggtgctgctcgtactgttactgtaactgaagacccagagatagtgaaattgaaactccaacttgaactgcagcagttaacactagaagctgaacaaaaaaggcttgaagctgcaaatgccgcattagaaactgagcaaagaagacttgaaatagaacgtaaagaaaaagttctgttggaaaaggaactatcagccataagaatagaagaaaggttggcagaaaaacagctacccgatgcttttgaccttagtaaagcacgcaaactcctgcctgtcttcgatgaaaaagatcctgatgtttttttcattacttttgaaaacactgcaacgtctctcaactggcctagagaccaatatgttctcttaatcagaaactccttcaaaggaaaagctgcatatgtggcagcacaacttgtccaagaaagggattatgaaatctttaaaactgccatattagatgcttatagtgttacagcagaagggtatagacaagtcttcagacaaactttgaagaaccaagctcaaacctatctagagtttttcacattgaagttgaagcagtttaataaatggatagataaggaacaaataactactttagaacaattaaagaatttaatagttttagaagaattcctgaggcgtattccagctaatgtggcaatgtttattagagaaaaacaagaaaaagatggcaaaagggctgccctattagctgatgattaccatctcattcataaacttaaaccacattcgtcctcacgTTCATCTTCCCCacaggtttgtactttttgtaagaaagaaggtcatcatattaaagactgtcctagtcccaaatgcaaagcatctcatggtaaggcttctcctaatgctttttcacaaggacccaaatcagggaatactgcaaataaaacgactcttcactgtgctcaacctctatcagactttacagcatttacatatcctggtaaagtaaatgatattcccgtgaaaattttgagagatacagggtcatctcaaactatcattagctcaaagttaaaagatttagctaaaccaacagatcagtatgtaactgtgtcagatttgacttgtcaaaaggttttacctattgtacagatttctcttgattgtccttattttaaaggttcaactaatgtcgccttgttggattctgacctgccttgcaagaacatagacatgatacttggtaatgacttggctcaatctaacggtactcctagtcttatcattacgcagcctgaagtagtgatcgaaaaagcttgcaaagagctttttccggtggtagagcttccctgccaagtagtcaccaggtctacaacctcaacttctagcgacactgaacacacag cttatcaccctcagactaatggagccctcgaacgagtacaccagaccattaaaaacctcctgcgcaagtacatttgtgaaactggacgagactgggatgaagacctggatctgcttatgtatgtacttaggagtacacctaatgaatcgactggaatttctcccttcgagatgatgtttggccgcagacctaggacaaaccttagtatggtaaaagaaaacatcctaagaggtacttacaaagaccagcaa tatcttggtcatcttcctaaggtggaaagggaagaattagaggctgttctgaagtcttatcctgcaatatgttcagacactcctggttgctgtaccttggtgcaacatgatattgtgctagaaccaaacgccaatcccgttcgtcaacctttttatcgggtgtcccatcgtttattaccagccttgaaggctgaggttgagtatttactaaaactagatttggctgcaccaagtaagtctccctgggcatcgccttgtattttagttaaaaagcctaacaattcctatcgtatgtgtacggattatagaagggttaattctgtaacggtcaaggatgcttatccattacctagaattgcggatattattgactctgtgagtaattctaaataccttacccagattgatctcttaaagggttattatcaaattaaattaacagataggacaagagagatatcagcctttataacaccttttggtctctttgaatacagagttttgccatttgggatgactaatgctccagctacattccaaaggatggtccatgaagttacacgtggtttggagggtgtgtatgtctatttggatgacatcgtaattgctagtatctcctgggacgaacatctcaagatcttaagagaactcttcaaaagactcctggaagctaacctagttattaatttagccaagagtttatttggtaaggcaaaagttacatacctaggacatgtcattggcagtggctccatattacccaaggatactaatgtaaaggctataacttcatttcccactcctagtgataaaaaagaactcaaaaccttcttaggtatggtgtcatattattcaaaattttgtcctaatttttccatcataacttctcctctacatgtattgacatccagcaaagtaaggtttcactggacacaggatcacgataaggccttccggcagctaaagttattcatgacttcatctcctttgttgcaagcgcctaatcttactaaacctttttttatacaggtcgatgcttgcaatactggatttggtggtgtcctactgcaagaaatcaatgggaccagtacttttcctcctttgttggaacatctgctgccagtatcttattactcgggagcgttcaaaggcgctcaactaggatggcctaccatcgagaaagaattatatagtcttgttgcaactgtccttcattttcgtccatatctggaaggagctgcacgtgtcgtcatttacagaccacaaaccccttaccttcctcgaaagggcaaagcttaa
- the LOC137619475 gene encoding uncharacterized protein isoform X3, with translation MPFDLEKFLGAPREHLNTLQEAKKDQLRQIAVRARISVGHAVVKAELLGKILDFLINSGNITEEEALPLRPLTLERGAARTVTVTEDPEIVKLKLQLELQQLTLEAEQKRLEAANAALETEQRRLEIERKEKVLLEKELSAIRIEERLAEKQLPDAFDLSKARKLLPVFDEKDPDVFFITFENTATSLNWPRDQYVLLIRNSFKGKAAYVAAQLVQERDYEIFKTAILDAYSVTAEGYRQVFRQTLKNQAQTYLEFFTLKLKQFNKWIDKEQITTLEQLKNLIVLEEFLRRIPANVAMFIREKQEKDGKRAALLADDYHLIHKLKPHSSSRSSSPQVCTFCKKEGHHIKDCPSPKCKASHGKASPNAFSQGPKSGNTANKTTLHCAQPLSDFTAFTYPGKVNDIPVKILRDTGSSQTIISSKLKDLAKPTDQYVTVSDLTCQKVLPIVQISLDCPYFKGSTNVALLDSDLPCKNIDMILGNDLAQSNGTPSLIITQPEVVIEKACKELFPVVELPCQVVTRSTTSTSSDTEHTGKVDQSTLGEKVLADLVDIPSDEFVEYQRSDDSLKEYFDKVKDDVDESKLPYFYLDNNILMRRYRPLKIAGQNSWHDSYQLVVPSNLRAALLDLAHSAESHLGISKTYKRLLDDYYWPGMKADVKHHIESCHPCQVTGKPNQKIPPAPLVPITVPNSPFEKVIVDCVGPLPKTKKQNEYILTLLCPTTRFPLAVPIKNISARTIIVNLLKIFTIFGFPKELQCDQGTNFTSDLFKQTLKQLNISHIFASAYHPQTNGALERVHQTIKNLLRKYICETGRDWDEDLDLLMYVLRSTPNESTGISPFEMMFGRRPRTNLSMVKENILRVSWSSS, from the exons atgccttttgatcttgagaaatttttaggtgcacccagggagcacctaaatacactacaggaagctaaaaaggaccagcttcgccaaatagctgtaagggctagaatatctgtaggtcatgctgtggtgaaagctgaactattgggaaagatattagatttcctgataaatagtggtaacataactgaagaagaggctcttcccttaaggcctttaacacttgaacgaggtgctgctcgtactgttactgtaactgaagacccagagatagtgaaattgaaactccaacttgaactgcagcagttaacactagaagctgaacaaaaaaggcttgaagctgcaaatgccgcattagaaactgagcaaagaagacttgaaatagaacgtaaagaaaaagttctgttggaaaaggaactatcagccataagaatagaagaaaggttggcagaaaaacagctacccgatgcttttgaccttagtaaagcacgcaaactcctgcctgtcttcgatgaaaaagatcctgatgtttttttcattacttttgaaaacactgcaacgtctctcaactggcctagagaccaatatgttctcttaatcagaaactccttcaaaggaaaagctgcatatgtggcagcacaacttgtccaagaaagggattatgaaatctttaaaactgccatattagatgcttatagtgttacagcagaagggtatagacaagtcttcagacaaactttgaagaaccaagctcaaacctatctagagtttttcacattgaagttgaagcagtttaataaatggatagataaggaacaaataactactttagaacaattaaagaatttaatagttttagaagaattcctgaggcgtattccagctaatgtggcaatgtttattagagaaaaacaagaaaaagatggcaaaagggctgccctattagctgatgattaccatctcattcataaacttaaaccacattcgtcctcacgTTCATCTTCCCCacaggtttgtactttttgtaagaaagaaggtcatcatattaaagactgtcctagtcccaaatgcaaagcatctcatggtaaggcttctcctaatgctttttcacaaggacccaaatcagggaatactgcaaataaaacgactcttcactgtgctcaacctctatcagactttacagcatttacatatcctggtaaagtaaatgatattcccgtgaaaattttgagagatacagggtcatctcaaactatcattagctcaaagttaaaagatttagctaaaccaacagatcagtatgtaactgtgtcagatttgacttgtcaaaaggttttacctattgtacagatttctcttgattgtccttattttaaaggttcaactaatgtcgccttgttggattctgacctgccttgcaagaacatagacatgatacttggtaatgacttggctcaatctaacggtactcctagtcttatcattacgcagcctgaagtagtgatcgaaaaagcttgcaaagagctttttccggtggtagagcttccctgccaagtagtcaccaggtctacaacctcaacttctagcgacactgaacacacaggtaaggtggatcaaagtaccttaggtgaaaaagtccttgctgatcttgttgatattccctcagatgaatttgtagagtatcaaaggtctgatgatagtttgaaagaatactttgataaagtaaaagatgacgttgatgaaagtaagttaccatatttttatcttgataataacatccttatgagacgttatagacctttgaagattgcaggacaaaattcctggcatgatagttaccagcttgtagttccttctaatcttcgtgcagccttattggatcttgctcattcagcagagtctcatctaggcatttccaaaacctataagcgtttgctggacgattactactggcctggtatgaaagctgatgtaaagcaccacatagaatcttgccatccctgccaggtaactggtaaaccaaatcagaaaatacctccagcaccattagttcctattacagtacctaattctccttttgaaaaggtaattgtagattgtgttggtccacttcccaaaactaagaaacaaaatgagtacattttaaccttgttgtgtccaactactagatttcctttagccgtacctataaaaaacatatctgctagaacaataattgttaatcttcttaaaatattcaccatttttggttttccaaaagagcttcagtgtgatcaggggacaaacttcactagtgatttgtttaagcaaactttaaagcagttaaacatctctcatatttttgcttcagcttatcaccctcagactaatggagccctcgaacgagtacaccagaccattaaaaacctcctgcgcaagtacatttgtgaaactggacgagactgggatgaagacctggatctgcttatgtatgtacttaggagtacacctaatgaatcgactggaatttctcccttcgagatgatgtttggccgcagacctaggacaaaccttagtatggtaaaagaaaacatcctaagag tatcttggtcatcttcctaa